From Impatiens glandulifera chromosome 7, dImpGla2.1, whole genome shotgun sequence:
GTTCTTCCACTCTCTGTCTATGGTGCAATAGCAATGGCGCATAGTGATGTCTCCGATGAATACTCTTCACCGTACcagtttttcttttatctttacGACAAGAGAAGCGTAAGTTATATTTGTACTTGAACTTTCAAGTGTTGAATTAAGAGATTGAGATCAGTAACATTGATTTTCAAAGTATATTTTGATCTGTAGGCTGGCTTAGGAGGCATTTCATTTGATGAAGGCCAGTTTCCTGTTTTTGGGTATATATTCTTCTTGCAATTTAAATAGTTCCATTTTATCTCAAGATAGTAAAGAAATTTGTAACTGTGTTTAGATATACAACTGCGGCGGGGAAAGACATTCTTTCTCAGATTAAAACTGGCGATGTGATCCGATCAGCAAAGCTGATAGAAGGTCAAGATCGTCTTGTATTGCCAGAACAGCAGAGTTGATCCTCCTCCTCTTGCCGACCACGAATTCAGGTCAGAACAATTGTTCTTGTTTTATAATatggttatatataatatttgattctaTCAACTCCTATACTCATTTCTTGGTCATCAAAGAAGTGCTAAGATTACATTGGAGAATTTGTATTAATCAAAGAGAGATGTCATCAATTGTCTAAGGATTTGaattaacaagtttttgacttGTGAGTAAAGCCGTGAGTTGTTTGTGCTAGACGCATTTAGAAACTCTCTTGGTGTTGAATTCTGATATGGATTTGAACGagaaaacataaacaaatttatcgataatcaaaaaaataaaaatatgtatctTTGTTTTCTTGTTCACTGGCCGGGCTGACCCTAGGGTAAGGCCAACCCTTTCTCACGGGCAatccaaaataaaaagaataaaaaataataacatcaaCAAGGTTTGATCCCTAGAACACTATATATcttgattgattggaaaataatttggataaaGATAATATGAGTAAggatacaattttaataaagaatGATGTATGATTTTATAAGTGTATTTTCAATTCTGTCttcattatattttcaataattcaattcattaatgaaattacTTCCTTATTAAAATTcccttaaaaaaatacattgaaTATAagttcattattaatatttgctTTCATGAGTCCATGCATCTCTCAATGTAAAAAGAAATTAGGAACTAAATTGATccaatttaaaaatgtttctaTACGGGACCACGAGACTTAATATCGTGTGGACCGTAAAGAATGAACGGATGATGTGTGAACGAATGGCCATGGATAAACAAGTATATAAGATTTGGTCAcgtattataattttattttaaaacgaaAGCTCCAGAAAATtcgattattttaaattaaaatactgcCATacatttaaaagaaagaaaaaagaaccATTTAATTGTGGATATGATTATGAGACAAGGTCGTCGGAATCATACAAATTGAAACATGTAAAACTATTCAACACAATGTTAAACTTAATTACTCTTTAAAGATATAgaaaacaacatttttttaaataattattcttcaaAGCTTAAATTTTACCATCGATTAATAAACAATTGTTAAAAGAGTGTTTTTTTGggataatttttgtttgaaagatattttttaaaagtaaaaataattagattttaattcataaattatatatatatttgataaaaaaataaataagaagatGTTAGGATTTtgttaactttatttaaaaagtcATACCTAATTaggtttaatattaaaagtcaATTATTTcgttttatttttggaattctctttaaataaataaatatattaattattttaaataattattattaataaaaaataattacatattttttaagtttagaaTGAGTGACCATAGTTAACCTATTTCGAGTTTTCTCATATACGTCCTGCTTAGGGAAGTCAATGGGGATGTTCGGAACAGGAAATACATTTACCTTTCGCACTATTTTTATTTCAAGTATTTTTGTAATATCATCCTTTCTTATTCGGTTTCAGGGAATCTCTCCCGCAGGgtactatttttaaaaaaatcgtaaaatataattatataaacaatttttttaatataataatatattaaaattttatattgttataaataaataaatttatcattctaatcaaataaataaatatattgataattttatatatttaaccgtTTATAGTGTTAAAAGTGAATCGAATAAATCGAGTTAtaaacacaaatatcattcgTGCGGATCCCTTGAGTTTTATGGAAAAACCGTTCCAAGACAATTGAGTTAGGTGAAAAATAACACCAATGTTATCATGAATTAAAGAGAGCGGTTTATGTcttagacaaaataaataaaaataatttatgataaaattatataaatacatagaTTCATTCCACGTCGATTGATTTTCAGAAGAATTACACATCTCCCGTCATCTCCTTCCAATCCTTTCTCTACCAGCAATGGCGTCTGTAAGTAGCTTCACGCCACAgagattcatctctctctcctCTCCAAAACCAAACCCTATCCAACTTCACCAGATCAAGAACCTTTCAATCTCTTCCTTCAACACTCAATTCCGCCACAATCtactcaaaatcaaacaaaaagacCGTCTAATAGTCAGTTCCGTTTTCAACGACGAACGAGATGTTATTCCACTACAGAGCACCGACTCAACAGACCAGCCAGACAGTGTTCTCGTCGGAACTGAGAGAGAAATCCAAGGAGGAGAGATTCTGAGTCAAGTAGTCGCTGGATTTGCGTCCGAAGGAAGATTATCACTCGAAGGCGGCGGCGGTGAATTCCAGAGtttctcatcatcatcagctGATGGAAACGATCAGGAAGAAGATGTTAACAAGTTAATCGATAGATCGATTAACGCTTGTATTGTTCTCGCTGCTGGAACTTTCGCCATTACTAAACTTCTTACAATCGACCACGATTACTGGCACGTAAGTGTTAAGTTAACAACGCTGAATCAGGAATTTCTCATCCATCCATTCATATGTTTATTATTCTTCATTCTAATCTCAGGGATGGACTCTATACGAGATATTGAGATACGCACCTCAACATAACTGGACAGCTTATGAAGAAGCACTAAAATCAAATCCAGTTTTCGCTAAAATGGTGATTAGTGGTGTTGTGTATTCAGTAGGAGATTGGATTGCACAGGTTTgttaattaactaatttctCTCCGTTTTCACAATcataatcagataattcattgatttgattgattatCTCCGTTTGAATGTTTAGTGTTATGAAGGAAAACCTATCTTTGAATTTGATCGAGCTCGAATGTTCAGATCAGGGATAGTAGGGTTTACATTACACGGATCACTTTCTCATTACTATTACGAGATCTGCGAAGTGATATTTCCATTTCATGATTGGTGGGTAGTTCCAGTTAAGGTTGCTTTTGATCAAACGATATGGTCTGCAATTTGGAATAGCATTTACTATACAGTAGTTGGATTATTGCGGATGGATTCGCCTTCAAATATCTTTAAGGAATTGAGAGCAACATTCTTTCCTATGTTGACTGTAagtagctagctagctagatcATCATCTCTAGATGAAGTTATGTTGatgttttcttcattaattcatCGTCTTCTTTCTCAGGCAGGGTGGAAACTATGGCCATTTGCTCATCTGATTACTTATGGCGTTATTCCGGTTGAACAAAGGCTTCTTTGGGTTGACTGCGTAGAACTCATTTGGGTCACAATTCTATCAACGTAAGTCTTCAATTTCCTTTTCAAGTTTACATCTCATTCAATCGAATTACACATAGTAAGCATGTCAAATTTCTGTTGTTGATGTCGACTGCAGATATTCAAATGAGAAATCCGAATCAAGAACATTGGATTTGCCAGCCGGAACAAGTCCACAAGGACCCCAACAATCTGCAGGTCCTCCCGAGGT
This genomic window contains:
- the LOC124944908 gene encoding uncharacterized protein LOC124944908, which translates into the protein MASVSSFTPQRFISLSSPKPNPIQLHQIKNLSISSFNTQFRHNLLKIKQKDRLIVSSVFNDERDVIPLQSTDSTDQPDSVLVGTEREIQGGEILSQVVAGFASEGRLSLEGGGGEFQSFSSSSADGNDQEEDVNKLIDRSINACIVLAAGTFAITKLLTIDHDYWHGWTLYEILRYAPQHNWTAYEEALKSNPVFAKMVISGVVYSVGDWIAQCYEGKPIFEFDRARMFRSGIVGFTLHGSLSHYYYEICEVIFPFHDWWVVPVKVAFDQTIWSAIWNSIYYTVVGLLRMDSPSNIFKELRATFFPMLTAGWKLWPFAHLITYGVIPVEQRLLWVDCVELIWVTILSTYSNEKSESRTLDLPAGTSPQGPQQSAGPPEE